The following are from one region of the Rattus rattus isolate New Zealand chromosome 13, Rrattus_CSIRO_v1, whole genome shotgun sequence genome:
- the Scrg1 gene encoding scrapie-responsive protein 1, whose protein sequence is MMKCVVLVILGLTLLLGAQAMPSSRLSCYRKLLKDRNCHNLPEGRADLKLIDENVQHHFWEGKGCEMICYCNFSELLCCPKDVFFGPKISFVIPCNSH, encoded by the exons ATGATGAAATGTGTGGTCCTTGTCATCCTCGGGCTAACTTTGCTGTTGGGAGCGCAAGCCATGCCTTCAAGTCGCCTCTCCTGTTACAGAAAGTTGCTAAAAGATCGTAACTGTCACAACCTTCCAGAGGGCAGAGCCGACCTGAAGCTGATCGATGAAAATGTGCAGCATCATttctgggaggggaagggatgtgaGATGATCTGCTACTGCAATTTCAGTGAATTGCTCTGCTGCCCCAA agatGTCTTTTTTGGACCAAAGATCTCCTTTGTGATTCCCTGCAACAGTCACTGA
- the Sap30 gene encoding histone deacetylase complex subunit SAP30: MNGFTPEEMSRGGDAAAAVAAVVAAAAAAASAGNGNAAGGGAEVPGAGAVSASGPPGAAGPGPGQLCCLREDGERCGRAAGNASFSKRIQKSISQKKVKIELDKSARHLYICDYHKNLIQSVRNRRKRKGSDDDGGDSPVQDIDTPEVDLYQLQVNTLRRYKRHFKLPTRPGLNKAQLVEIVGCHFKSIPVNEKDTLTCFIYSVRNDKNKSDLKADSGVH, from the exons ATGAACGGCTTCACTCCGGAGGAGATGAGCCGAGGCGGGGATGCGGCCGCCGCCGTGGCCGCTGTGGTCGCTGCTGCAGCTGCCGCCGCCTCGGCCGGGAATGGGAACGCTGCCGGCGGTGGGGCAGAGGTACCGGGTGCCGGTGCGGTGTCCGCTTCTGGGCCACCTGGAGCGGCCGGTCCGGGCCCCGGGCAACTCTGTTGTTTGCGCGAGGACGGTGAGCGGTGCGGGCGAGCGGCAGGCAACGCCAGCTTCAGCAAGAGGATCCAAAAGAGCATCTCCCAGAAGAAGGTGAAGATCGAGCTGGATAAGAGT GCAAGGCATCTTTACATTTGTGACTACCATAAGAACTTAATTCAGAGTGTtcgaaacagaaggaagaggaaagggagcgATGATGATGGAGGAGACTCACCTGTTCAGGACATCGACACTCCAGAG gtTGATTTGTACCAATTACAAGTAAATACACTTAGAAGATACAAAAGACACTTCAAGCTTCCAACCAGACCAGGTCTAAATAAAGCACAACTTGTTGag ATAGTTGGTTGCCACTTTAAGTCTATTCCAGTGAATGAAAAAGACACCTTAACATGTTTCATCTACTCAGTGAGGAACGACAAGAACAAATCAGATCTCAAGGCGGACAGTGGTGTCCACTAG